In the Chryseobacterium sp. MYb264 genome, one interval contains:
- a CDS encoding DUF4450 domain-containing protein, which yields MRKKTIFAGLIVLSAFSQSFAQSKHWQNKERELHYKEDKGDYLLVNGKYRFNRALYGDNRASRVEAGDLPEFALYLPGMGGNLQFVIQKGNSIKKLINADKIETRYRPGTMLYEIKDPILGTGSLKLTVLAQAKEEGLVVKMETVNIDSSTKIYAVYGGASGTTFSRNGDIGADPESGFYLLPEYCLNNQFEINKNHFQLNYLNKRKETQIVSGSFSNVNSLQQTDAHTLERLAEFSKNRTEKSPIVYAGYSSQKNPVYIQIKKGKSDKNFSDEELKALFNEAEQSRLKLTNRIQLKTPDADLNNFGANLAIAADGIWESPTFLHGAVAWRMRLNAWRGAYTADALSWHDRAKEHFESYANSQVLKPDFAPVEMDTLLHLARHKESMGTSVFSSGYISRNPNDNTKPHHYDMNLVFFDQLFSHFNYTGDKEFLKKMWPTMVRHMDWEKRNFKRGDLYDAYASIWASDALQYSGGKVTHTTAYHYRANREMEKLAKMIGENPQPYQQEADSILKAMKNELWIKNKGYFAEYKDALGNQILHDKPGVWSIYHVSDAFILDEFEDYQNLQYINNHTPKIPIAVKGADNKNYFTLATTSWQPYDWSINNVALAENLQTALAYWQVGRNDDAYQLWKGNLVESMYYGISPGNFEQLSHYDAFRGELYRDFADPIGVASRTLTEGLFGVYPNLLENKVSIKPGFPKDWNAAELKLPDWEYTFNRTSKKTELFFNSKYQNPVSLEMQIPVSYSNIKSVKVNGKKIEWKVKPNSISQPIIQFETPKGKDFKIEITYSGEEVKKEQTEYIHYISENFQLNFDSKKKIKNVYDPQGLVKNSPLEGWIRPKGENEVVNHTIKLDNQERKGTFFVQVEQNGTVWWQPVNVDIRFPLETKWINKKLQIQSKSSHPINGKLSINGLNKTFSIQKNQNSLIEIPVNYISKGTNSIELEYNGIRQNIEITDWDIENQGQFNTISLASKYNEKVTEIFNQKYLSPRLEVPTLQLPWQGIGNWCYPLITAQIDDSGLMNKRKNGKVDFMGIPFLMDKTDKNIAFASQWDNYPESIEIPLHGKGKKIYFLMAGSTNPMQSQIVNGTVTVQYTDGSTAVLELKNPVNWWPIEQDLLDDNFAFEIPDDKIPYRVKLKTGELYKGGTLSKYSSIKGFTDRQVEGGSATILDLPIDQNKELKSVKLTAVSNDVVIGMMSATVLK from the coding sequence ATGCGAAAGAAAACCATTTTCGCCGGACTGATTGTTTTATCGGCATTTTCACAATCTTTTGCCCAATCAAAACATTGGCAGAACAAAGAGCGCGAACTGCATTATAAAGAAGATAAAGGTGATTATCTACTGGTCAACGGCAAATACCGTTTCAACCGTGCATTGTATGGAGACAACCGTGCTTCCCGTGTTGAAGCAGGAGATTTGCCTGAATTTGCATTGTATCTTCCGGGAATGGGCGGCAACCTTCAGTTTGTTATTCAGAAAGGAAATTCAATTAAGAAATTAATTAATGCTGATAAAATTGAAACCCGTTATCGTCCCGGAACGATGTTGTATGAAATTAAAGATCCTATTCTTGGAACGGGAAGTTTGAAACTAACCGTTTTGGCTCAGGCAAAAGAAGAAGGTTTGGTGGTAAAAATGGAAACTGTAAATATAGATTCATCAACAAAAATCTATGCTGTGTATGGCGGTGCAAGCGGAACGACTTTCAGCCGAAACGGTGACATTGGTGCAGATCCGGAATCCGGTTTTTACCTTTTACCTGAATATTGTTTGAATAATCAATTTGAAATTAATAAAAATCATTTTCAGCTGAATTATTTAAACAAGAGAAAAGAAACTCAAATCGTTAGCGGAAGCTTTTCAAATGTCAATTCATTGCAACAAACTGATGCACATACGTTAGAAAGGCTGGCTGAGTTTAGTAAAAATAGAACAGAAAAATCACCGATTGTTTATGCCGGTTATTCTTCTCAGAAAAATCCGGTTTATATTCAAATTAAAAAAGGAAAATCAGATAAAAATTTTTCAGATGAAGAATTAAAGGCTTTATTTAATGAGGCAGAACAGTCCCGTTTAAAACTGACAAATAGAATTCAATTAAAAACGCCGGATGCTGATTTAAATAATTTCGGAGCTAATTTAGCCATTGCCGCAGACGGAATCTGGGAAAGCCCGACTTTTCTTCACGGCGCGGTAGCATGGAGAATGCGACTGAATGCATGGCGTGGCGCATACACAGCCGATGCCTTGAGCTGGCACGACCGGGCTAAAGAACACTTTGAGAGTTATGCTAATTCGCAGGTTTTGAAACCCGATTTTGCACCTGTTGAAATGGATACGTTGCTGCATTTGGCTAGACATAAGGAAAGCATGGGAACTTCCGTTTTTTCCAGCGGGTATATTTCCAGAAATCCTAATGACAACACCAAACCACATCATTATGACATGAATCTGGTGTTTTTTGACCAGTTGTTCTCACATTTCAATTATACAGGAGACAAAGAATTCTTAAAGAAAATGTGGCCAACAATGGTTCGTCACATGGATTGGGAAAAAAGAAACTTCAAACGCGGTGATCTCTACGATGCGTATGCTTCCATTTGGGCGAGTGACGCGCTACAATATTCAGGTGGAAAAGTGACGCATACCACCGCTTATCACTACAGAGCCAACCGTGAAATGGAGAAACTCGCAAAAATGATCGGTGAAAATCCGCAGCCTTACCAACAAGAAGCTGATTCGATTTTAAAAGCCATGAAAAATGAGCTTTGGATTAAAAACAAAGGTTATTTTGCTGAATATAAGGACGCGTTGGGTAATCAGATCTTGCACGATAAACCGGGAGTATGGTCGATTTATCATGTCTCGGATGCTTTTATTTTAGATGAATTTGAAGATTATCAGAACTTACAGTACATCAATAACCACACCCCGAAAATTCCGATAGCGGTAAAAGGGGCAGATAATAAAAACTATTTTACGTTAGCCACCACTAGCTGGCAGCCTTATGACTGGTCGATCAACAATGTCGCTTTAGCAGAAAATTTACAGACTGCATTGGCATACTGGCAGGTGGGAAGGAATGATGATGCTTACCAACTTTGGAAGGGAAATCTGGTTGAAAGTATGTATTACGGGATCAGTCCTGGAAATTTTGAACAACTTTCCCATTACGATGCCTTTCGTGGTGAATTATACCGAGATTTTGCCGATCCAATCGGGGTAGCATCCAGAACTTTGACAGAAGGGCTTTTCGGGGTTTACCCTAATTTACTGGAAAATAAAGTCAGCATTAAACCCGGTTTTCCAAAAGACTGGAACGCTGCCGAGCTAAAACTTCCGGATTGGGAATATACGTTTAACCGAACTTCGAAAAAAACTGAACTTTTTTTTAATTCAAAATATCAGAATCCAGTTTCCTTGGAAATGCAGATTCCTGTGAGTTATTCCAACATCAAATCGGTAAAGGTAAATGGTAAAAAAATAGAATGGAAAGTTAAACCGAATTCTATTTCACAGCCGATCATACAGTTTGAGACACCAAAAGGAAAAGATTTTAAGATTGAAATTACTTATTCCGGTGAGGAAGTAAAAAAAGAGCAAACAGAGTACATCCATTATATTTCTGAAAACTTTCAATTGAATTTTGATTCAAAAAAGAAAATAAAAAACGTATATGATCCACAAGGATTAGTGAAAAATTCCCCTCTGGAGGGGTGGATTCGACCAAAGGGAGAAAACGAGGTGGTCAACCACACCATCAAATTAGATAACCAGGAAAGAAAAGGGACATTTTTCGTACAAGTCGAGCAAAACGGAACGGTTTGGTGGCAACCTGTAAATGTCGATATCCGTTTTCCTTTGGAAACAAAATGGATCAACAAAAAGTTACAGATTCAGTCAAAATCATCTCATCCAATTAATGGAAAGCTGAGCATTAATGGTTTAAATAAAACCTTTAGCATTCAAAAAAATCAGAATTCATTGATTGAAATTCCTGTAAATTATATTAGCAAAGGAACCAATTCCATTGAGCTTGAATACAACGGAATCAGACAAAATATTGAAATTACAGATTGGGATATTGAGAATCAGGGACAATTCAATACCATTTCATTAGCCTCAAAGTATAATGAAAAGGTAACGGAGATCTTCAATCAGAAATACCTTTCGCCGAGATTGGAAGTCCCTACTCTACAGCTTCCGTGGCAGGGCATCGGGAACTGGTGTTATCCGTTGATTACCGCTCAGATTGATGACAGCGGATTGATGAATAAAAGAAAAAATGGTAAAGTTGATTTCATGGGAATTCCTTTTTTAATGGATAAAACAGATAAAAATATTGCTTTCGCAAGTCAGTGGGACAATTATCCAGAATCTATTGAAATTCCACTACATGGAAAAGGAAAGAAAATATACTTCTTAATGGCTGGTTCTACGAATCCGATGCAATCTCAGATTGTAAACGGAACAGTTACCGTTCAGTACACTGATGGTTCGACCGCAGTACTGGAATTGAAAAATCCGGTGAACTGGTGGCCGATTGAGCAGGATTTGCTTGATGACAATTTTGCATTTGAAATTCCGGATGATAAAATTCCGTATCGGGTAAAATTGAAAACAGGAGAATTATATAAAGGGGGAACATTAAGTAAATATTCAAGTATAAAAGGATTTACAGACCGACAGGTTGAAGGAGGTTCTGCCACGATTCTGGACTTGCCGATTGATCAGAATAAAGAATTAAAATCAGTAAAGCTGACGGCCGTGAGCAATGATGTGGTGATCGGAATGATGAGTGCTACTGTTTTAAAATAA
- a CDS encoding beta strand repeat-containing protein, giving the protein MKKHKYIPLFLLMFGTYQLKAQEKPYSSMIFRSQIFDNTRKPVKNENLKVEVELLTKDKVWYSEYQQINTNDEGFVFIQVGKGASIVGSFNEVPFSNQEISLKIKYKILNGSGKSSGDYIELQSTDLYAVPYAFHALTAGSVRGNSNVGQSSGSNDPDPRDDSNSTLASKGNTWSVYGNKYIGMRNGFLGTSDSSPLHFKTNNKTRITITPEGKINFFGDINMSNTNTVNVSNLVTENLTAGNATVNNLVSQTGVISSTTQSTSPDTGAFIVKGGIGIKKNLHVGENLVVAQKTNLSGNLQVNGISQFLDKAEFDKQLKVNDLTESNVLNEGSLITAGGASVAKNLNVGAHTRIAGNVTANQNLEIGQNIKVNGAENATNKDHGALIVENGGLGVEKDIISGGSIRANSNISSDNNLDVAHISNLNTLNVAGNTNIQGVTKIVNNTFSSDPTQGAFVVQGGVGIGENLNIAQNATVKGALTASQLAVNNTLQVNGDAEAVDQNSGALIVAEGGLGVEKSIYSGKNITAVQHITANGNINALQNANVGQNLSVAAGTTTNSLNVNTTSTLGGITNITNATHSTNPSTGAFVVQGGVGIGENLNVAQNVNVTGVLTTSHLAANNTIQVNGDADAVDQNSGALIVTEGGLGVEKNIYSGKNITAVQHITANGNINALQNASVGQNLSVAAGTTTNSLNVNTTSTLGGITNITNATHSTNPSTGAFVVQGGVGIGENLNVAQNVNVTGVLTTNHLAVNHTIQVNGDADAVDQNSGALIVTEGGLGVEKNIYSGKNITAVQHITANGNINALQNAIVGQNLSVAAGTTTNSLNVNTTSTLGGITHITNATHSTDPLTGALLVAGGLGVKENINTGQNLNVGENLNVAKNASITGTLTANSLSLNNLLKINGTAEAVDQNSGALIVAEGGLGVEKSIYSGKNITAVQHITANGNVNALQNTNVGKNLSVAANTTTNSLNVTTTSTLSGITHITNATHSTNPSTGALTVAGGLGVSENINVGEDLTVSKNTNLNGNLYTNKLSTFNDNATFNKGVEIKSLGDNDNDKALKVEGGAIVGKRLHVMSTLNQPYGDFTNSALKVDGGAIVKGNLSVLGQVFAQNATVNTLTPLSVDTFTYYNNPYQRQQLNNKGFGPDHLFDSYTLRINAVDQGIAIKVNKHAQSNNGIHPEGSSFATSGNNFISFWDNTGRMVGRIEGQTEAEVKNSAGYQHQLEYIGWLAKDIAYLTTIRGIKMNFKDITEKMKAAKAKQVAGAGGQTTVPTPGTVIATALVQGLTEEDVELARAIITHGDEIASMAENIVRNGDELVKAQKQAQDMLDNWGVTYSSHAGDYAEYLELENLDDKDKILPSTIVGVTGGKISFNTENSDKVMVVSKNPAVVGKLPEHGAKHRFKPVAFMGQVPVFVLNKAKIGDYIVPSGNNDGYAIAKSADLMKIDDYKSIIGIAWEESNASKLINVAVGINTNNVTDFIKKQQTEIDLLESRITQIEKFLGKKSEISLAEPIPVDNSNSQILNIISKNTLMNEHLDRIVKSVTESLRIKNFNLLKNKELYIENEINNYFGGIFFDKQFSNQLTAQEKEVFSEYFKIVVDQVKARLM; this is encoded by the coding sequence ATGAAAAAACACAAATACATTCCGCTGTTTCTTTTAATGTTTGGCACTTACCAGCTAAAAGCACAGGAGAAACCCTACAGCAGTATGATTTTCCGGTCTCAGATATTCGATAACACACGTAAGCCCGTTAAAAATGAAAATTTAAAGGTTGAGGTAGAATTATTGACTAAAGATAAAGTGTGGTACTCAGAATATCAGCAGATTAACACGAATGATGAAGGGTTTGTTTTTATACAGGTTGGTAAAGGAGCTTCTATTGTAGGAAGTTTTAATGAGGTTCCCTTCAGTAATCAGGAAATTAGTTTAAAAATAAAGTATAAAATTTTAAATGGCAGTGGTAAATCATCGGGAGATTATATTGAGCTGCAGTCTACGGATTTATATGCGGTACCGTATGCCTTCCATGCTCTTACGGCAGGATCTGTCCGGGGGAACAGCAATGTCGGTCAAAGTTCCGGGAGTAATGATCCCGACCCAAGGGACGACAGCAATTCTACATTAGCATCTAAAGGAAACACATGGTCTGTTTACGGCAATAAATATATCGGAATGCGCAATGGATTTTTAGGAACTTCAGATTCATCACCGCTACATTTTAAAACCAATAATAAGACCCGTATTACGATTACTCCCGAGGGCAAGATTAATTTTTTTGGAGATATCAATATGAGTAATACCAATACAGTTAATGTTTCCAATCTTGTTACTGAAAATCTTACGGCAGGGAATGCAACAGTTAATAATCTGGTCAGCCAGACGGGTGTCATATCGTCAACAACGCAGTCTACCAGTCCTGATACAGGGGCATTTATTGTGAAAGGAGGAATCGGTATAAAGAAAAATCTGCATGTTGGTGAGAATCTGGTGGTAGCTCAGAAAACCAATCTGTCAGGAAATCTTCAGGTTAATGGGATTTCTCAGTTTCTGGATAAAGCAGAGTTTGATAAACAGTTGAAGGTTAATGATCTTACTGAATCGAATGTTTTAAATGAAGGCTCTTTAATTACGGCAGGTGGGGCATCGGTAGCAAAAAATTTAAATGTCGGAGCTCATACACGCATCGCAGGAAACGTTACAGCGAACCAAAATCTGGAAATTGGACAGAATATAAAGGTTAATGGTGCTGAAAATGCGACAAATAAAGATCATGGCGCTTTGATTGTCGAAAATGGAGGACTTGGCGTTGAAAAAGATATTATATCGGGAGGAAGTATCAGAGCAAATTCAAATATAAGTTCAGATAATAATCTTGATGTGGCCCATATTTCCAATCTCAACACGCTGAATGTTGCGGGAAACACGAATATACAGGGTGTTACTAAAATAGTAAATAATACGTTCTCTTCTGATCCCACCCAGGGAGCATTTGTGGTGCAGGGCGGTGTCGGAATTGGTGAAAATCTTAATATCGCACAGAATGCAACGGTTAAGGGAGCTCTTACTGCCAGTCAGTTAGCAGTTAACAACACCCTCCAGGTAAATGGAGATGCCGAGGCCGTAGACCAGAATTCGGGCGCGCTGATTGTAGCCGAGGGAGGATTAGGAGTCGAGAAAAGCATTTATTCCGGTAAAAATATCACCGCAGTGCAGCATATTACGGCCAATGGAAATATAAATGCATTACAAAATGCGAATGTCGGACAGAATCTTTCGGTTGCAGCGGGCACCACCACCAATAGCCTGAATGTCAATACGACATCAACCTTAGGCGGAATCACAAATATTACAAATGCTACACATTCAACCAATCCGTCCACGGGAGCATTCGTGGTGCAGGGCGGTGTGGGAATTGGTGAAAATCTTAATGTCGCACAGAATGTTAATGTTACGGGAGTTCTTACCACCAGTCACTTGGCGGCGAACAATACAATACAGGTAAATGGAGATGCCGATGCCGTAGACCAGAATTCGGGCGCGCTGATTGTAACAGAAGGAGGATTGGGAGTCGAGAAAAATATCTATTCCGGTAAAAATATCACCGCAGTTCAGCATATTACGGCCAATGGAAATATAAATGCATTACAAAATGCGAGTGTCGGACAGAATCTGTCGGTTGCAGCGGGCACCACGACCAATAGCCTGAATGTCAATACAACTTCAACTCTGGGTGGAATCACAAATATTACCAATGCTACACATTCAACCAATCCGTCCACGGGAGCATTTGTGGTGCAGGGCGGTGTGGGAATTGGTGAAAATCTTAATGTCGCACAGAATGTTAATGTTACGGGAGTGCTTACCACTAATCATTTAGCGGTTAATCATACCATACAGGTTAATGGAGATGCCGATGCCGTAGACCAGAATTCGGGCGCACTGATTGTAACCGAGGGAGGATTGGGAGTGGAGAAAAATATCTATTCCGGCAAAAACATCACCGCAGTTCAGCATATTACGGCCAATGGAAATATAAATGCATTACAGAATGCGATTGTCGGACAGAATCTGTCGGTTGCAGCGGGCACCACGACCAATAGCCTGAATGTCAATACAACTTCAACTCTGGGCGGAATCACACATATTACCAATGCAACACATTCCACTGATCCATTGACAGGAGCATTACTTGTGGCCGGCGGATTAGGGGTAAAAGAAAATATTAATACAGGACAGAATCTGAATGTGGGAGAAAATCTGAATGTAGCCAAGAATGCCAGTATTACAGGAACTCTTACAGCCAATAGCTTAAGCCTTAACAATCTGCTAAAGATCAACGGAACTGCTGAGGCGGTCGATCAGAATTCGGGCGCACTGATTGTAGCTGAGGGAGGATTAGGCGTGGAAAAAAGCATCTATTCCGGGAAAAATATCACTGCGGTGCAGCATATTACGGCCAATGGAAATGTAAATGCTTTACAAAATACCAATGTGGGAAAAAATCTATCTGTCGCAGCCAATACCACCACCAATAGCCTGAACGTCACCACAACATCAACACTGAGCGGAATTACCCATATTACCAATGCTACCCACTCGACGAATCCGTCCACGGGAGCACTTACCGTTGCGGGAGGTTTAGGAGTCAGTGAGAACATCAATGTGGGAGAGGACCTGACCGTCAGCAAGAACACTAATTTAAATGGTAATCTTTATACCAATAAATTAAGCACCTTCAATGATAATGCTACGTTTAATAAAGGGGTAGAGATTAAAAGTCTGGGGGATAATGACAATGATAAGGCTCTAAAAGTTGAAGGCGGTGCCATCGTGGGTAAAAGGCTTCACGTTATGTCTACTTTAAACCAGCCCTACGGTGATTTTACCAATTCAGCATTAAAGGTTGATGGCGGAGCAATAGTTAAAGGAAATCTGTCGGTATTAGGACAGGTTTTTGCGCAAAATGCAACCGTAAATACCCTCACTCCATTATCGGTAGACACTTTTACATATTATAATAACCCGTATCAGAGACAACAATTAAATAATAAAGGATTCGGTCCCGACCATCTGTTTGATTCCTACACACTAAGGATAAACGCTGTAGATCAGGGGATTGCTATAAAGGTAAATAAGCATGCTCAAAGCAATAATGGTATTCATCCTGAAGGTTCTTCTTTTGCAACCTCGGGAAATAATTTTATTTCTTTCTGGGATAATACAGGCAGAATGGTCGGCAGAATTGAAGGGCAGACAGAGGCTGAGGTAAAGAATTCAGCAGGATACCAGCACCAGCTTGAGTATATTGGATGGCTCGCAAAAGACATTGCGTATTTAACAACAATACGTGGTATTAAAATGAATTTTAAAGATATAACAGAAAAAATGAAGGCGGCCAAAGCCAAACAGGTGGCGGGAGCAGGAGGTCAGACTACAGTACCAACACCAGGAACTGTTATTGCAACGGCTCTTGTGCAGGGACTTACTGAAGAGGATGTTGAACTCGCACGGGCGATCATAACACATGGAGACGAAATTGCGTCAATGGCAGAAAATATTGTTCGTAACGGAGATGAATTGGTAAAGGCACAGAAACAGGCTCAGGATATGCTGGATAACTGGGGCGTGACCTATTCTTCACATGCAGGCGACTACGCAGAATATCTGGAACTGGAAAACCTTGATGACAAAGATAAAATACTTCCTTCAACCATCGTGGGGGTAACGGGAGGTAAAATTTCCTTCAATACAGAAAATAGTGATAAAGTAATGGTCGTCTCAAAAAATCCTGCCGTAGTAGGAAAATTGCCGGAACATGGAGCGAAACACAGATTTAAACCTGTCGCTTTTATGGGGCAGGTTCCTGTATTTGTTTTGAATAAAGCAAAGATAGGAGACTATATTGTTCCGTCGGGAAACAACGACGGATATGCCATAGCAAAATCGGCAGATCTTATGAAAATCGATGATTATAAAAGTATTATCGGAATTGCCTGGGAAGAAAGTAACGCATCAAAACTAATCAACGTTGCTGTGGGAATCAACACGAATAATGTCACGGACTTTATTAAAAAACAACAGACCGAGATAGACTTATTAGAGTCCAGAATTACTCAGATAGAAAAGTTCCTGGGAAAAAAATCAGAAATATCTTTGGCAGAGCCAATTCCTGTCGATAATAGTAACAGTCAAATTCTCAATATTATATCTAAAAATACGTTGATGAATGAGCATCTGGATCGAATAGTTAAAAGTGTTACCGAAAGTCTTAGAATTAAAAATTTTAATTTGCTCAAAAATAAAGAACTGTATATTGAAAATGAAATTAACAATTACTTTGGAGGAATTTTTTTCGATAAACAGTTTAGTAACCAACTGACCGCTCAGGAAAAGGAAGTCTTTTCGGAATATTTCAAAATTGTAGTTGATCAGGTAAAAGCTAGGCTGATGTAG
- a CDS encoding T9SS type A sorting domain-containing protein, translated as MKVYPLSFLLLICWLSVDFTKAQTSTYTIQEELGDSKNLDINTYALYPVSRVKNELDAVLYPNPVDDLLNVKISGAKGEKISYTLFDMSGKLISAKDEKNSSFIINMGSVLSGAYLLVITDEASKKSFKIIKK; from the coding sequence ATGAAAGTATATCCTTTATCCTTTCTTCTCTTGATTTGTTGGTTATCCGTGGATTTTACCAAAGCACAAACCAGTACCTATACAATACAGGAAGAATTGGGTGATTCTAAAAATCTGGATATCAATACGTATGCGTTATATCCGGTGAGTAGAGTGAAAAATGAATTGGATGCCGTATTATATCCTAATCCGGTTGATGATCTGTTAAATGTAAAAATATCAGGAGCAAAAGGTGAAAAAATCTCCTACACTCTATTTGATATGTCCGGAAAATTAATTTCTGCGAAAGATGAAAAAAATTCAAGCTTCATAATCAATATGGGTAGTGTTCTTTCAGGAGCCTATCTACTGGTGATTACAGATGAAGCCTCTAAAAAATCGTTTAAAATAATAAAAAAGTAA
- a CDS encoding outer membrane beta-barrel protein — MHFLLKGILPCLISSMVWAQNNRHEISLNAYYDRVNHGYIKFQGLQKQNLLYKGAPSFQINYNYNINQIISVGSGIGYSRRGFVTENTDYASIYIQVPLRIGVELYQNRYMQIISYGGGYIGIPLSDSKTIKDNYFSTSGEDKKTDVGLESGVNVVFKLSDNYHISFIPRFQFGLSNIYQEYYYEKRRNIAFSVGIGVIRKI; from the coding sequence ATGCATTTTCTATTAAAAGGTATACTGCCTTGCCTTATTTCGTCAATGGTATGGGCACAAAATAACCGGCATGAGATAAGTTTGAATGCTTATTATGACAGGGTAAATCACGGTTATATAAAATTTCAGGGTCTTCAGAAGCAAAACCTGCTGTATAAGGGAGCGCCTTCTTTTCAGATTAATTATAACTACAATATTAATCAGATTATTTCGGTAGGATCTGGTATCGGATACAGCAGAAGAGGGTTTGTAACTGAAAATACGGATTATGCCTCGATCTATATTCAGGTGCCGCTTCGGATAGGTGTGGAGCTGTATCAAAACAGATACATGCAGATAATTTCTTATGGAGGAGGATATATCGGCATTCCCTTAAGCGATAGTAAAACAATAAAAGACAATTACTTTTCCACCTCAGGAGAGGATAAAAAGACAGATGTCGGATTAGAATCGGGAGTGAATGTGGTTTTTAAATTAAGCGATAACTATCACATCAGCTTTATTCCGAGATTTCAGTTTGGGTTGTCCAATATCTATCAGGAATATTATTATGAGAAAAGGAGAAATATCGCTTTCTCTGTAGGCATAGGGGTTATTAGAAAAATATAA
- a CDS encoding GntR family transcriptional regulator, whose amino-acid sequence MAETFEININEHSRVPKYKQIVDSILNGIDGGEIQIGEKIPSINELSESCFLSRDTVEKAYKELRKRQIIESVKGKGYYISRINKNDSINIFFLINKPSTYKMMIYNYFVNAIGSKGNVEMYIYHCDETLFINSLKKNLGGFDYYVIMPHFRDEQSKHTSSTQEVIDMIEKIPKNKLLMLDNTKPNISGEYGSIFQDFEHDIYEALEEGLDQIRKYEKIILVYPDKDIHPYPFRIARGFEKFCKDFKLDYEILDEIYPDMELQKDIFITIRERDLVNLVKQVRQNNMKLGEDIGIISYNETPLKELLGITVITTDFKAMGESAAYMILKNKKEQVNNVFKFIQRDSL is encoded by the coding sequence ATGGCAGAAACATTTGAAATTAACATCAATGAACATTCCAGAGTTCCGAAATATAAGCAGATTGTAGATTCTATTCTCAACGGAATTGATGGAGGAGAAATTCAGATCGGGGAAAAAATTCCTTCGATTAACGAGCTGAGCGAATCCTGTTTTCTATCGCGGGATACCGTGGAAAAAGCTTATAAAGAGCTTAGAAAAAGGCAGATTATTGAGTCTGTAAAGGGAAAAGGCTATTATATTTCGCGTATCAATAAGAATGACAGTATTAATATTTTCTTTCTTATTAATAAGCCGAGCACCTACAAGATGATGATCTATAATTATTTTGTTAATGCAATAGGTTCCAAAGGTAATGTGGAGATGTATATTTACCATTGTGACGAAACGCTTTTCATCAATTCATTAAAGAAAAACCTGGGCGGATTTGATTATTATGTGATTATGCCGCACTTTCGTGACGAACAGTCTAAGCACACAAGCTCAACTCAGGAAGTGATCGATATGATTGAGAAAATTCCGAAGAATAAATTACTGATGCTCGATAATACCAAACCTAATATTTCAGGGGAATATGGCTCTATTTTTCAGGATTTTGAGCATGATATCTATGAAGCGCTGGAGGAAGGTTTAGATCAAATAAGAAAATATGAGAAGATCATTTTGGTTTATCCCGACAAAGATATACATCCCTACCCTTTTCGTATTGCAAGAGGATTTGAGAAATTCTGTAAAGACTTTAAACTCGATTATGAAATTCTCGACGAAATTTATCCCGATATGGAACTGCAAAAGGATATTTTCATTACCATTCGTGAGCGTGATCTGGTAAATTTGGTAAAGCAAGTAAGACAAAATAACATGAAATTAGGCGAAGACATCGGCATTATCTCTTATAATGAAACACCTTTGAAAGAATTGCTTGGCATTACCGTTATTACCACCGATTTCAAAGCGATGGGCGAATCTGCAGCCTATATGATTCTTAAAAATAAAAAAGAACAGGTGAATAATGTTTTTAAATTTATTCAGAGGGATTCTTTATAA
- a CDS encoding nuclear transport factor 2 family protein, whose protein sequence is MIKRIIFAISFMMAVTVSAQKMNDQEAVTAAAEKLRLAMVSGEKSALEALILPELTYGHSGGHIDDATEFVEKLVSKKSDFVTIDITNQKIDVVGNTAIVRHHLYATTADAGKAPGDVTLDILLVWTKVKKDWKLLARQAVKSEKKK, encoded by the coding sequence ATGATTAAAAGAATAATTTTTGCCATAAGTTTTATGATGGCAGTGACTGTTTCAGCACAGAAAATGAATGATCAGGAGGCGGTGACGGCTGCTGCAGAGAAGCTAAGATTAGCGATGGTAAGCGGAGAAAAATCAGCTTTGGAAGCGTTGATCTTACCAGAACTCACTTACGGACATTCAGGTGGACATATTGATGATGCTACTGAATTTGTAGAGAAATTAGTCAGTAAAAAATCTGATTTTGTGACCATTGACATCACCAATCAAAAAATTGATGTTGTCGGAAACACTGCAATTGTACGTCATCACTTATACGCAACTACTGCTGACGCAGGAAAAGCGCCGGGCGATGTGACCTTAGATATTCTATTGGTTTGGACGAAAGTGAAAAAAGACTGGAAATTACTGGCAAGACAGGCGGTAAAGTCTGAGAAGAAGAAATGA